One genomic window of Negativicutes bacterium includes the following:
- a CDS encoding TerD family protein, whose product MQLIAGGNIALASEVVEILIKTSIPNQLEVDCTAYLLAQSTQKVRGDQDMIFYGQTQTRNQSVLLVQSDSNDPYLSKFKINTALIDPQIQKVTLCATISEPNNFSRISPIHIELLSGTQTIANALIQTQSKTEKALILAEVYKHNDKWKFR is encoded by the coding sequence ATGCAACTTATTGCAGGTGGAAACATTGCTTTAGCATCTGAAGTGGTGGAGATATTAATAAAAACCAGTATTCCTAATCAATTAGAGGTTGATTGTACTGCATATCTTTTAGCACAAAGTACGCAAAAAGTGCGTGGTGATCAGGATATGATTTTCTATGGACAAACTCAAACACGAAATCAAAGTGTGCTACTAGTCCAGTCTGATTCCAATGATCCATATTTAAGTAAATTTAAGATTAATACAGCATTAATTGATCCACAAATTCAAAAAGTTACTTTATGTGCAACTATCAGTGAACCAAATAATTTTAGTCGAATATCTCCCATTCATATTGAACTTTTATCCGGTACTCAAACCATCGCCAATGCATTGATTCAGACTCAGTCTAAAACAGAAAAAGCATTAATTTTGGCAGAAGTGTATAAACATAATGATAAGTGGAAATTTAGAT